The genomic interval GCACCAAAGGTTCGGGAACGGTATTCTTTTCGGGATGCAATCTTGCCTGTCGGTACTGTCAGAATTATGATATCAGCATTGGTGGATTTGGAAAAGAAATTTCCCCAAAACAGCTTGGTGATATTTTTCTGAAACTGCAATTAGACGGCGCCCACCATATCAATCTGGTAACACCTACGCCATATCTGCCACAAATTATGCAGGCAATCGATTTGGTTCGTGATAAAATACATATTCCCTTTGTTGCCAATGTAGGCGGTTACGAAAAGCCGGAAACCATTCAGATGTTAAAGGGAACTATTGATATTTTTCTCACCGATGTAAAATATCAGTCCTCTGAAATTGCAAAGAAATACAGTTCGGCACCCGATTATTTTGATTTTGCTATGGATTCTCTTTCCCAAATGATTTCCCTTTGCGGTGCCCCCAAGTTCAATGCGGAGGGAATCCTGCAATCAGGGGTGATTGTACGGCATCTGGTGTTGCCCGGTTGCCGCAAAGATTCCTTTGAAGTGTTAAAGAGTTTGGCAGAACGGTTTGGGACAGAACAATTTATTTTAAGTTTAATGAGCCAGTTTACCCCCAACGGACATTTGGAAGATTATCCTGAACTAAATCGCAGAATTACTTCTTTGGAGTATCACTCGGTGGTTGACATGGCTTTGGAGCTTGGATTTGAAAGCGCCTATATGCAACAAAAGTCCAGCGCCAAAGAA from Oscillospiraceae bacterium carries:
- a CDS encoding radical SAM protein; the encoded protein is MESFGLDNLKNCTLCPRNCGVDRTKTVGFCGATDQIKVARAALHFWEEPCISGTKGSGTVFFSGCNLACRYCQNYDISIGGFGKEISPKQLGDIFLKLQLDGAHHINLVTPTPYLPQIMQAIDLVRDKIHIPFVANVGGYEKPETIQMLKGTIDIFLTDVKYQSSEIAKKYSSAPDYFDFAMDSLSQMISLCGAPKFNAEGILQSGVIVRHLVLPGCRKDSFEVLKSLAERFGTEQFILSLMSQFTPNGHLEDYPELNRRITSLEYHSVVDMALELGFESAYMQQKSSAKEEYTPPFDLTGI